A genomic stretch from Corynebacterium faecale includes:
- a CDS encoding acyl-CoA synthetase, with amino-acid sequence MQTVTELLELIRRGAEKPTTVALEVTRTRDPESHFGWVIRPTFFLSLDATGLTVHHSASGVHALRGGADVVRGSGATRWVFEGREVPAIVDVADLQVLGIAGFFLKPAAVIKNMHLDDADLGLILSGEVAGRTTWVVPSAAHSRLHLEDHPRLIEVDQEHGTLLAVESECERIEAVSVLFPSAVPDPAWEGTAVDWKEEWDAQLAALKEPVELPAAEDLPGFFEQLPPQSADLRRLRIWIGDGSLEGSYPRYKVGESVRLPLAFRRGEPPLPGLETTRRGWIRHLDEPGPPWPVIFTGDGWSTYSDISVPVDHEAELNGWFAYAAWDPETVWNDVKVERIFGGVGGFTDSRRLWQELEDTTEAYNEDEIGLRDVILDVTLDGATPPPLVPEQFQTGSIHVLGDHLWVLDYRLPVLRCWQISTGQYLGQSFIPVSLSIRSALYFSEDVIHNAEQAWVLVPGSSSLPQASSWHPPSDAMDAEVPAPWEIMQIFPDGLFSLVDFDATSARSALGRANPDGTFDICVVHTDGTSVGDPIRIGERYFLHSLQTTVVIGPDFRVESVEHHEIGVPPWSWFTSKGVVVSSAGPELIFLNQDSGIEITRWTKPANHNTNVEIISPSKIIVAIRPEAPRPWLRPAPTALALFDDNQWSSMELESSHEKI; translated from the coding sequence ATGCAGACCGTGACTGAACTACTTGAGTTGATCCGCCGGGGTGCCGAGAAGCCCACAACCGTTGCCCTCGAGGTTACTCGCACCCGGGACCCGGAGAGCCACTTCGGCTGGGTCATCCGCCCCACCTTCTTCCTGTCTCTCGACGCCACCGGCCTCACCGTCCACCATTCCGCCAGCGGGGTACACGCCCTCCGGGGCGGGGCGGACGTGGTGCGCGGTTCCGGTGCCACGCGTTGGGTCTTTGAGGGGCGCGAGGTTCCTGCGATTGTCGACGTCGCCGATCTCCAGGTCCTCGGAATAGCCGGTTTCTTCCTCAAGCCAGCCGCCGTAATCAAAAATATGCACCTCGATGATGCTGATCTTGGCCTGATCCTCTCAGGGGAGGTTGCCGGGAGAACCACCTGGGTGGTGCCCAGCGCAGCTCACAGCCGTCTCCATCTCGAAGACCATCCCCGGCTGATCGAGGTGGATCAGGAACATGGCACCCTCCTCGCCGTGGAATCCGAGTGTGAACGCATCGAGGCCGTGAGTGTCCTCTTCCCTTCTGCTGTGCCTGATCCCGCTTGGGAAGGTACCGCCGTCGATTGGAAAGAAGAATGGGATGCGCAGCTGGCCGCATTGAAGGAGCCCGTTGAGCTGCCCGCGGCTGAGGATCTCCCCGGTTTCTTTGAGCAGCTCCCACCGCAGTCCGCGGATCTCCGTCGGCTGCGGATCTGGATCGGTGACGGCTCCCTGGAAGGTTCCTACCCGCGGTACAAGGTTGGCGAATCCGTACGCTTACCGCTTGCTTTTCGACGAGGTGAGCCACCCCTCCCCGGCCTGGAAACTACACGCCGCGGTTGGATCCGCCACCTGGACGAACCCGGTCCTCCGTGGCCGGTGATTTTCACCGGCGATGGCTGGTCCACCTATTCCGACATTTCGGTACCGGTGGACCACGAGGCTGAACTGAATGGCTGGTTCGCCTACGCAGCCTGGGACCCGGAAACCGTGTGGAACGACGTCAAGGTTGAGCGTATCTTCGGCGGCGTGGGTGGTTTCACCGATTCACGGCGTCTCTGGCAAGAGTTAGAGGACACCACTGAGGCATACAACGAAGACGAGATCGGGCTTCGCGATGTCATCTTAGATGTCACCCTCGACGGTGCCACTCCCCCACCCCTGGTCCCGGAACAATTCCAGACCGGAAGTATCCATGTGCTTGGCGATCACCTCTGGGTGCTCGACTACCGTCTCCCCGTGCTCCGGTGCTGGCAGATCAGCACTGGGCAGTACTTGGGGCAATCCTTCATTCCTGTTTCTCTGTCTATTCGCAGCGCGCTGTACTTCTCAGAAGACGTCATTCACAACGCGGAACAAGCCTGGGTACTGGTCCCTGGTTCATCTTCGTTGCCCCAGGCTTCATCATGGCATCCACCCTCTGATGCCATGGACGCCGAAGTGCCGGCGCCCTGGGAAATCATGCAAATATTTCCGGATGGACTCTTCTCCCTGGTCGATTTTGATGCGACCAGCGCTCGTAGCGCCCTGGGCAGGGCGAATCCTGACGGTACGTTCGACATCTGTGTCGTCCATACCGATGGCACCTCAGTAGGTGATCCCATCCGCATTGGCGAGCGATATTTCCTCCACAGCCTGCAGACAACCGTGGTCATCGGCCCCGACTTCCGGGTCGAATCTGTCGAGCACCACGAAATAGGAGTACCACCCTGGTCCTGGTTCACGAGCAAAGGTGTAGTTGTATCCAGCGCAGGGCCAGAACTCATTTTTCTCAACCAAGATTCAGGCATTGAGATCACCCGGTGGACCAAACCCGCGAACCATAACACCAACGTAGAGATCATCTCACCCAGCAAAATTATCGTGGCGATCCGCCCCGAAGCTCCTCGGCCATGGCTGCGTCCAGCGCCCACCGCACTCGCACTATTCGACGATAACCAATGGTCATCGATGGAGCTAGAAAGCTCGCATGAGAAGATCTAG
- a CDS encoding DUF559 domain-containing protein — MKNWGKEYGLINLTHLSYSDRHIHDQLVDGSLIRLTAEVVMSGATYRRLPPWERAAAKAFAVGMTVDKAVVGGQAAARLWGLQTLTIENAVACYLPGKKVPKSPRQWPEGVVYRYGYLSARDIREFHGIRVTGLISTVLDIARNDGLHAAVVVIDSARRQWESVTPEYLHRELEALQRRRGVPVFREAIELSVPNSDSAQETRARLILHEANLPEITSIRPQVRFNRGKSGRYYVVDFLINDRVIVEIDGRSKYKTDTPDQLETALLAERDREKLFTNHGYTVLRIEPKQLDAVAGAECEFLQLVRAVLHKEATAA, encoded by the coding sequence ATGAAAAACTGGGGCAAAGAATACGGACTGATCAATCTCACCCACCTGTCATACTCTGATCGTCATATCCACGACCAGTTGGTAGATGGATCCCTCATCAGACTCACCGCTGAAGTGGTAATGAGCGGTGCCACTTATCGCAGACTTCCTCCCTGGGAACGCGCAGCTGCGAAGGCATTTGCGGTGGGGATGACAGTGGATAAAGCAGTCGTCGGGGGACAGGCGGCGGCGAGGCTGTGGGGACTGCAAACTTTAACAATCGAAAATGCCGTCGCCTGCTACCTACCGGGTAAGAAGGTTCCTAAATCGCCCAGGCAGTGGCCCGAAGGTGTGGTGTACAGGTATGGCTATCTGTCGGCGAGGGATATCCGGGAGTTTCATGGAATCCGAGTTACCGGCCTGATCAGTACCGTGTTGGACATTGCTCGCAACGATGGTTTACATGCAGCTGTGGTTGTTATTGATTCCGCGAGACGCCAGTGGGAGTCAGTTACACCCGAATATCTGCACAGGGAACTCGAGGCTCTCCAACGACGCCGTGGCGTCCCAGTTTTTCGAGAGGCCATTGAGCTCTCTGTCCCTAACTCCGATAGTGCGCAGGAAACCCGGGCCCGGCTCATTCTCCATGAGGCCAACCTGCCGGAAATCACATCCATCAGGCCGCAGGTGCGTTTCAATCGTGGGAAATCTGGTCGCTATTATGTGGTGGATTTTCTGATCAATGACCGGGTCATCGTGGAGATCGACGGGCGATCAAAGTACAAGACCGACACCCCAGACCAGCTGGAGACTGCGCTCTTAGCGGAGCGTGACCGGGAGAAGCTCTTCACCAATCATGGCTATACAGTGTTGCGCATTGAACCGAAGCAACTGGATGCAGTGGCTGGTGCAGAGTGTGAGTTTCTCCAACTTGTCCGTGCCGTGCTCCACAAAGAGGCTACCGCGGCCTAG